Proteins encoded together in one Salmo salar chromosome ssa08, Ssal_v3.1, whole genome shotgun sequence window:
- the LOC123744171 gene encoding von Willebrand factor A domain-containing protein 7-like, protein MQTSLLLMALYLSLPGGTQAFKPLISGGGSVTHRDITQRAVLRKTAEFCRALAAAQGQDFSLPIGDSLSIVKLQKACSADSSSSTLVSTILFQSAIVKMYLSNALVDMEFALSKAHHFDGETFQGGRALITAGVSEVKASVKRGRFLLARLALGCVCHTLQDFYSHSNWVEMGNRQPYSTLIRPDLQLVNLAGPSTPTCRNCMGGNCTDNILPEVLQQGLLTSGYFNLFSSNKPAGKCSHGGLFDWTSGRDPVGSINKDDVGSSHGHLHHTAADVAINATIELLEDIRGAAVDKDFLRLIGITQSAVLCFVIDTTGSMSDDITEAKRVSFSIIDSKRGAQQEPSLYILVPFNDPGGC, encoded by the exons atgcagacctccctcctcctgATGGCGCTGTACCTGTCACTTCCAGGGGGCACCCAGGCCTTCAAACCCCTCATCTCAGGAGGGGGCTCGGTCACACACCGTGACATCACACAGAGGGCTGTTTTACGCAAAACTGCCGAGTTCTGCCGAGCCCTGGCTGCCGCCCAGGGGCAGGACTTCAGCCTGCCG ATTGGAGACAGTCTCTCCATTGTCAAACTACAGAAGGCCTGCTCTGCagactcctcctcttccaccctcGTCTCCACCATCCTCTTCCAGAGCGCCATTGTCAAGATGTACCTTAGCAACGCCCTTGTGGACATGGAGTTTGCTCTGAGCAAG GCACACCACTTCGACGGTGAGACCTTCCAGGGGGGGCGGGCCCTGATCACGGCGGGGGTGTCGGAGGTCAAGGCCAGCGTCAAACGAGGGCGCTTCCTGTTGGCCAGGCTGGCACTGGGATGTGTCTGTCACACACTAcag GATTTCTACAGCCACAGTAACTGGGTTGAGATGGGGAACAGACAGCCGTACAGCACTCTGATCAGACCTGACCTGCAACTGGTGAACCTGGCAG GCCCCAGTACTCCAACCTGTAGGAACTGTATGGGAGGTAACTGTACTGATAACATCCTACCAGAGGTCTTACAGCAGGGCCTGCTCACCTCTGGATACTTCAACCTGTTCTCCTCCAACAaacctgcag gtAAGTGTAGCCACGGTGGGTTGTTTGACTGGACCAGTGGTCGGGACCCAGTAGGGAGCATCAACAAGGATGACGTGGGGTCCAGTCACGGTCACCTCCACCACACTGCAGCCGACGTGGCCATCAACGCTACCATAGAACTACTTGAGGACATCAGAGGAGCTGCCGTGGACAAGGACTTCctacg GTTAATAGGCATCACCCAGTCGGCAGTGTTGTGTTTTGTCATCGACACCACAGGCAGTATGAGTGACGACATCACTGAGGCTAAGAGAGTGTCCTTCTCCATCATCGACAGTAAGAGAGGAGCCCAGCAGGAACCTTCATTATACATCCTGGTCCCCTTCAACGACCCAGGTGGGtgttaa